A single window of Ktedonobacteraceae bacterium DNA harbors:
- a CDS encoding inositol-3-phosphate synthase translates to MSSKKVRVAIVGVGNCASSLVQGVHYYREAQADDFVPGLMHVNLGGYHISDIEFSAAFDIDVNKVGKDISEAIYAPPNNTYRFADVPKLGAKVYRGMTHDGLGKYLSKVITRAPKQTSDIVKILNDTGTDVVINYLPVGSETATKWYVEQVLQAKVGFVNCIPVFIAREQYWQDRFKAANLPMIGDDIKSQVGATIVHRMLARLFRERGVKLERTMQLNVGGNTDFYNMLERERLESKKISKTNAVTSQLDYELGGDNVHIGPSDYVAWLTDRKWAYIRLEGRTFGDVPLNMELKLEVWDSPNSAGVVIDAVRMVKLALDRGISGTLEGPSAYLMKSPPIQYHDDLAREMTEAFIRGEGIDKKQETPAIELSNGHKSDAPVDVIQ, encoded by the coding sequence ATGAGTAGTAAAAAAGTGCGCGTCGCTATTGTCGGAGTGGGCAACTGTGCCAGTTCGCTGGTGCAGGGCGTGCATTATTATCGTGAAGCGCAGGCTGATGATTTTGTGCCCGGCCTCATGCATGTGAATCTGGGCGGCTATCATATAAGCGATATCGAATTCTCCGCGGCATTTGATATTGATGTAAATAAAGTGGGAAAAGATATCAGTGAGGCAATTTATGCTCCGCCAAATAATACGTATCGTTTTGCAGACGTGCCGAAATTAGGAGCAAAGGTCTATCGTGGTATGACTCATGACGGGCTGGGGAAATACCTCTCGAAGGTGATTACCAGGGCACCGAAGCAGACGTCTGATATCGTCAAAATTCTGAATGATACCGGCACGGATGTGGTGATAAACTACCTTCCTGTTGGCTCGGAGACGGCGACGAAATGGTATGTTGAGCAGGTTTTGCAGGCAAAGGTCGGTTTTGTGAACTGTATCCCCGTGTTTATTGCGCGCGAGCAGTACTGGCAAGATCGCTTCAAGGCCGCCAATCTGCCGATGATCGGCGATGATATCAAGAGCCAGGTGGGCGCGACCATCGTGCATCGCATGCTGGCACGCCTGTTCCGCGAGCGTGGTGTGAAGCTGGAGCGCACGATGCAGCTCAACGTAGGCGGCAATACCGACTTCTATAATATGCTGGAGCGCGAGCGGCTCGAATCCAAGAAGATCAGTAAAACAAATGCCGTGACGAGCCAGCTGGATTATGAGCTGGGAGGCGACAATGTGCATATCGGGCCGTCCGACTACGTAGCCTGGCTGACTGACCGTAAATGGGCCTACATTCGCCTGGAGGGACGCACTTTCGGTGACGTGCCTTTGAATATGGAACTGAAGCTGGAAGTATGGGATTCGCCCAATTCAGCCGGTGTGGTCATCGATGCCGTGCGCATGGTGAAGCTGGCGCTGGATCGCGGCATCAGTGGCACACTCGAAGGGCCAAGCGCCTACCTGATGAAATCTCCGCCCATCCAGTATCACGACGACCTGGCGCGCGAAATGACGGAAGCCTTCATCCGGGGCGAGGGCATAGATAAAAAGCAGGAGACCCCGGCGATTGAACTCTCTAATGGCCATAAGTCCGATGCTCCGGTGGATGTGATTCAATAA
- a CDS encoding response regulator transcription factor: protein MKILIIEDEANIAQVLRLYLEQANYTVLVASDGVAGLELHAREHPDLVILDLMLPALDGMEVCRRIRAWANTPILMLTARQGEEDRIAGLELGADDYLVKPFSPREVVSRVKAILRRTAVQVPAMSGASENGAAAPDKGKIAESGEHLHFGGLHINVPARRVEVRGQDVPLTAKEFDLLVTLASSPDRVFTRESLLDQIWGYTYLGDGRTVDVHVGTLRKKIEGAAGSEAAHMIKTVWGVGYKFVPEG, encoded by the coding sequence ATGAAAATACTTATTATCGAAGATGAAGCAAATATCGCCCAGGTGCTGCGACTGTACCTGGAGCAGGCAAATTATACCGTGCTGGTCGCAAGCGATGGGGTGGCTGGCCTGGAATTGCACGCGCGCGAACATCCTGACCTTGTTATCCTCGACCTGATGTTGCCCGCGCTCGACGGCATGGAAGTCTGCCGCCGCATACGCGCCTGGGCCAATACCCCTATTCTGATGCTCACGGCGCGCCAGGGCGAAGAGGATCGCATCGCCGGCCTGGAGCTTGGAGCAGATGATTACCTGGTGAAACCATTCAGCCCTCGCGAGGTAGTGAGCCGCGTTAAGGCCATCCTGCGCAGGACGGCCGTCCAGGTGCCCGCTATGAGCGGTGCGAGCGAAAATGGGGCCGCCGCTCCTGATAAAGGCAAGATAGCAGAGTCCGGGGAGCACCTGCATTTCGGCGGCCTGCATATCAATGTTCCCGCGCGTCGCGTCGAGGTCAGAGGGCAGGATGTGCCGCTGACGGCCAAGGAATTTGATTTGCTGGTAACCCTTGCCTCCTCACCGGATCGCGTCTTTACCCGCGAATCATTGCTGGATCAGATCTGGGGCTACACCTATCTGGGCGATGGCCGCACGGTCGATGTGCATGTCGGCACTTTGCGTAAGAAAATAGAGGGAGCAGCCGGTAGTGAGGCGGCCCATATGATCAAAACGGTCTGGGGGGTGGGCTACAAATTTGTGCCTGAGGGCTAG
- a CDS encoding HAMP domain-containing sensor histidine kinase — translation MLERFSFPSLGLRTKLALSYLAVALSAILVLVIVVSIAVQNYFYTAQRDQLRSSAESYAQQIGQLYQRDGSNWSNVPPIDLYGPDLFIVIDQSGNAHSGRSFHEVAQEDFPAINQALEQALQGHEMEGSLQGSAGDSNAFSGPYISVPIYDNGQTNGHIVGALLLAEPNQYPRGFSPYEFLANVDQIILIAGAVIAVGAVIFSLLLARRLASPLVSLTAAAEQMKNGDYSQRVEPPKSQDEIGALASSFNAMAARIEADVNELRRQEQVRRDLVANIAHDLITPLTAIQGFSEALADDVIADPKSRQETAQLIGREVQRLRRMVRDMQQMSSLETGRVSLDIAPLNLQSLVDETLAVIGPECEQAGIAVYNEIAPTTPPVLADSDRITQVLLNLLDNARRHTPSGGKIIIGASIDASEPSRQQGTPAGHSRWLTIWVSDTGVGIGPVDLPYIFDRFFRIDRSRTGSSGGGSGLGLSIVKAIITAHGGTIWAESTPGMGTRISFTLPIAIKQPQNQEQNAAVDLKP, via the coding sequence ATGCTGGAACGCTTCTCTTTCCCCTCGCTGGGTCTACGTACAAAACTCGCGCTAAGTTATCTCGCCGTCGCCCTTAGCGCTATCCTTGTCCTCGTAATTGTGGTTTCAATTGCCGTCCAGAACTACTTTTATACAGCGCAGCGCGATCAACTACGCTCAAGCGCCGAATCTTACGCGCAGCAAATCGGCCAGCTTTACCAGCGTGATGGAAGCAACTGGAGCAATGTGCCACCAATCGATCTCTACGGCCCTGACCTCTTTATCGTCATCGATCAAAGCGGTAATGCTCACAGCGGGCGTTCATTTCACGAAGTAGCCCAGGAAGATTTTCCTGCTATCAATCAGGCGTTGGAGCAGGCGCTGCAGGGCCATGAAATGGAAGGCAGCCTGCAAGGTTCTGCCGGTGATAGCAATGCTTTTTCAGGCCCATACATCAGCGTACCAATTTATGATAATGGGCAAACCAATGGCCACATTGTTGGCGCTTTACTACTCGCCGAGCCAAATCAATATCCCAGGGGCTTTTCGCCGTATGAGTTTCTGGCGAATGTCGACCAGATCATCCTGATCGCGGGCGCGGTGATTGCCGTGGGCGCGGTAATCTTTAGCCTGCTGCTGGCACGCCGCCTGGCTTCGCCGCTCGTATCGCTCACAGCTGCCGCCGAGCAGATGAAAAACGGCGACTATTCACAACGAGTAGAGCCGCCAAAATCCCAGGATGAAATAGGGGCGCTGGCATCGTCTTTTAACGCGATGGCGGCCAGGATCGAGGCCGATGTCAACGAATTGCGCCGCCAGGAGCAGGTGCGCCGCGATCTCGTCGCCAATATCGCCCACGATCTCATCACTCCCCTGACGGCCATCCAGGGCTTCAGCGAAGCATTGGCCGACGATGTGATTGCCGATCCCAAATCGCGGCAGGAGACGGCGCAGCTGATTGGCCGCGAGGTGCAGCGCCTGCGCCGCATGGTAAGAGATATGCAGCAAATGTCATCGCTCGAAACGGGCCGTGTCTCGCTGGATATCGCGCCACTGAACCTGCAATCGCTGGTCGATGAAACACTGGCCGTTATCGGTCCCGAGTGCGAGCAGGCAGGCATCGCGGTCTATAACGAGATTGCTCCGACAACTCCACCGGTGCTCGCGGACAGCGACCGCATCACGCAGGTGCTGCTCAACCTGCTGGACAACGCGCGCCGCCACACTCCATCCGGCGGCAAGATCATCATCGGCGCCAGCATCGACGCATCGGAGCCGTCCCGGCAGCAGGGAACGCCCGCGGGCCATTCGCGATGGCTCACCATATGGGTGAGCGACACAGGAGTCGGCATCGGTCCCGTAGACCTGCCCTACATCTTTGACCGTTTCTTCCGCATCGACCGTTCGCGCACCGGCTCAAGCGGCGGTGGAAGTGGCCTCGGCCTCTCCATCGTCAAGGCGATCATCACCGCGCACGGGGGAACAATCTGGGCCGAAAGCACGCCCGGCATGGGCACTCGTATCTCGTTTACGCTGCCCATCGCCATCAAACAGCCGCAGAATCAGGAGCAGAACGCTGCCGTTGATCTAAAGCCGTGA
- a CDS encoding trypsin-like peptidase domain-containing protein: MMRDPYEDHEEPVPYSDNAGKANNPGNAEQGQVAGEHSSGQGQGWTPDQTAGWQSPSWYESTSRPPQPQQPSGQVPSGTWQAPNNYSTQPGQMPGPAMTGPNSPRPRRSGGARAGAILLLVVLLILIFGIGLFAGWQFGRTSAAPGTGSTGTLEPGATPAATVPALTGNNIEAVREAVIAKVEPAVVQVNVTTPNGGAIGSGVIIDRRGYIVTNNHVVSSAQSIQVVLSNGKKLTAQLTGTDPADDLAIIKINPPANMAVATIGDSSKLQVGQDVLVIGNPLGITESVTNGIISALNRTVSEGQGGSTIPNAIQTDAPINPGNSGGALVDMQGNLIGIPTLTLVDPEFNTPANGIGFAIPSNRVSFIAPQIIATGHVTHTGRAALGVEVVSVDPTLAAQDNLSVNSGALIVNVVSGGAAASAGLQAGDVIVGIDNTQITDTNTLGSVLANHNPGDTVAVHIYRGSQQKTINVKLGELQPGS, encoded by the coding sequence ATGATGCGCGATCCATATGAAGATCATGAAGAACCGGTACCCTATTCGGATAATGCGGGCAAGGCAAATAACCCAGGTAATGCGGAGCAAGGACAGGTAGCGGGCGAGCATTCATCCGGCCAGGGACAGGGCTGGACTCCCGATCAGACAGCAGGCTGGCAATCGCCGTCCTGGTATGAATCTACATCGCGACCACCACAGCCACAACAGCCGTCCGGCCAGGTGCCTTCGGGGACGTGGCAAGCCCCAAACAACTACTCGACTCAACCTGGACAAATGCCGGGGCCTGCTATGACGGGGCCCAATAGTCCGCGGCCCAGGCGCTCGGGTGGGGCACGCGCCGGGGCTATCCTGCTCCTGGTAGTTCTGCTGATCCTTATCTTTGGCATTGGCCTGTTTGCTGGCTGGCAATTTGGCAGAACAAGCGCTGCTCCTGGCACCGGAAGCACGGGAACATTGGAACCGGGCGCTACGCCGGCAGCCACCGTCCCGGCGCTTACCGGCAACAATATTGAGGCCGTGCGCGAAGCGGTGATCGCGAAAGTAGAGCCTGCCGTCGTGCAGGTGAATGTCACTACCCCCAATGGTGGCGCGATTGGCTCCGGCGTGATTATCGACCGCCGGGGATATATTGTCACCAATAATCACGTCGTTTCAAGCGCGCAGAGCATTCAGGTCGTTCTCTCCAATGGCAAGAAGCTCACTGCCCAGCTAACCGGCACCGATCCCGCCGATGACCTGGCGATTATTAAAATCAATCCTCCGGCGAATATGGCGGTGGCAACCATTGGCGATTCCTCAAAGTTGCAGGTAGGGCAGGACGTACTCGTGATTGGCAACCCGCTGGGGATTACCGAATCCGTGACCAATGGTATTATCAGCGCCCTTAATCGCACCGTAAGCGAAGGGCAGGGCGGTTCAACCATTCCAAACGCTATTCAAACCGATGCTCCGATCAATCCGGGCAATAGCGGCGGCGCGCTGGTAGATATGCAGGGAAACTTGATCGGTATCCCAACGCTTACACTGGTTGATCCAGAGTTTAACACTCCTGCCAACGGCATTGGATTTGCTATTCCATCCAACCGCGTCAGTTTCATCGCGCCGCAGATTATCGCCACCGGGCATGTGACGCACACCGGTCGGGCAGCTCTCGGTGTAGAGGTGGTAAGCGTCGATCCAACACTGGCCGCCCAGGATAACCTGTCCGTCAATTCAGGTGCGTTGATTGTCAATGTCGTTTCCGGCGGAGCCGCGGCCTCGGCAGGCCTGCAGGCTGGCGATGTGATCGTGGGAATCGATAACACCCAGATAACCGATACCAACACGCTCGGCAGCGTACTTGCCAACCACAATCCCGGCGATACCGTTGCCGTTCACATCTATCGCGGCAGCCAGCAAAAAACCATCAATGTCAAATTAGGCGAACTGCAGCCCGGCAGTTAG
- a CDS encoding NADH-quinone oxidoreductase subunit H, translating to MLTTIIQIILTLLFAFLVPILSAMVINYLERKIMAWMQDRIGLLHTGPQGSMQLVADVGKMLLKEDVNAAKTDKYVFLLAPSVFIAPMIASFAVLPFSPFIGLPGTALATGIVYLVAMSSLDVIGVVMAGWGSNNKYSLIGGLRSAAQMISYELPLVLALVGVIMLTSVLAGSAGYLGSANIGTISIREIMNFQNASAWPGQGIPFFDFLFKGNTPWAWFILVQPLMLLIYYICGLAETNRSPFDLPEAESELVAGYLTEYSGIRWGLFFLGEYGNMTIVSAITTSLFLGGWAGPGVGYLTAPGMAFGWVLLGNILGFIYFMLKVYLLCSVFIWVRGTLPRLRSDQLMQFAWLILIPATLGNIVLTAILYLVVSSLGLSNVIFLVIVGAINWLLLFGFIRLVARATVNSTRHAQAPAMHATALRRVAAQLPEHVETA from the coding sequence ATGCTTACAACCATCATACAAATTATTCTCACCCTGCTCTTCGCATTCCTGGTGCCTATTCTGAGCGCGATGGTCATCAACTACCTGGAGCGCAAGATCATGGCATGGATGCAGGACCGCATTGGACTGCTGCACACAGGTCCCCAGGGCAGCATGCAACTGGTTGCCGATGTCGGTAAGATGCTGCTGAAAGAAGACGTAAACGCGGCAAAGACCGATAAGTATGTCTTCTTACTTGCTCCATCCGTTTTCATTGCTCCTATGATCGCCTCATTCGCCGTGCTGCCTTTCTCGCCGTTCATCGGCCTCCCTGGGACAGCGCTGGCAACCGGCATCGTATACCTGGTAGCGATGAGTTCACTTGATGTGATCGGCGTTGTAATGGCCGGTTGGGGTTCCAATAACAAGTACTCTCTAATTGGCGGACTCCGGTCCGCTGCGCAAATGATCTCCTATGAACTGCCACTGGTGCTGGCGCTGGTGGGAGTAATCATGTTGACGAGCGTGCTGGCGGGTTCTGCCGGATATCTGGGGAGCGCGAATATCGGCACCATCTCCATCCGGGAGATCATGAATTTTCAGAATGCTTCCGCGTGGCCGGGTCAGGGCATACCATTCTTCGATTTCCTCTTCAAGGGGAATACGCCCTGGGCCTGGTTCATCCTGGTGCAGCCTTTGATGTTGCTCATCTATTATATCTGCGGACTGGCTGAGACGAACCGCTCACCTTTTGATTTGCCGGAGGCAGAATCAGAACTGGTTGCCGGCTATCTCACCGAGTATAGCGGCATTCGCTGGGGACTCTTCTTCCTGGGCGAATATGGCAATATGACAATTGTCTCGGCGATTACGACTTCGCTGTTCCTGGGCGGCTGGGCCGGTCCGGGCGTTGGCTACCTGACGGCTCCTGGAATGGCCTTCGGATGGGTCTTGCTAGGGAATATACTGGGATTCATCTACTTCATGCTCAAGGTCTACCTGCTCTGCAGCGTATTCATCTGGGTGCGCGGCACGCTGCCCCGGTTGCGTTCCGACCAGTTGATGCAATTTGCCTGGCTGATCCTTATCCCGGCAACGTTGGGTAACATCGTGCTCACGGCAATCCTCTACCTTGTAGTGAGCAGTCTGGGGCTATCAAATGTGATATTCCTGGTGATAGTGGGCGCAATTAACTGGCTGTTACTCTTTGGTTTCATCCGGCTGGTGGCTCGTGCGACTGTGAACTCGACGCGGCATGCGCAGGCCCCGGCAATGCACGCAACCGCGTTGCGGCGAGTCGCTGCACAGTTGCCGGAACATGTTGAGACAGCATGA
- a CDS encoding methyltransferase domain-containing protein — MNTNASTPPPEENQKRLANSSVPFFMENEAEVARLMLQHRRLTELMGDVLPSGLDLSRVRQVLDVGCGVGAWAYEMAWRHPDMRVVGIDKSSYFIDQARRYVFGHISNISYMVQDMHHLRGEMFAPGSFDLIHMRFLLGDVTVQAFPSLIHSLAHLCRPGGFFVWTEAELPITTSPACQRLSILVLQALQATGRAFVPGYSLGITPRMGRWLRDAGFRIAQDRAYALEVSVGTTGHEVFARQAFVSGNQVLPFLLQAKVTTAEEFEAVFAEAQKEIRDESFCGMCFLRTLVGVRS; from the coding sequence ATGAACACAAATGCTTCTACTCCTCCTCCTGAGGAGAATCAAAAGCGGCTCGCAAATAGCTCCGTGCCTTTTTTCATGGAGAACGAGGCCGAGGTGGCGCGTTTGATGCTGCAACACCGGCGTTTGACCGAATTGATGGGTGACGTTTTGCCATCCGGGCTTGATCTCTCTCGCGTTCGCCAGGTTCTCGACGTGGGCTGCGGCGTTGGCGCGTGGGCCTACGAGATGGCGTGGCGGCATCCCGATATGCGGGTTGTCGGGATCGATAAAAGTTCCTACTTCATCGACCAGGCCCGGCGGTATGTTTTTGGACATATATCGAATATCAGCTATATGGTGCAGGATATGCATCATCTCCGCGGTGAAATGTTTGCGCCCGGTTCCTTTGATCTCATTCACATGCGTTTCTTGCTGGGTGATGTGACGGTGCAAGCGTTTCCGTCGTTGATTCATTCTCTGGCTCACCTATGCCGGCCAGGAGGCTTTTTCGTGTGGACTGAAGCGGAATTGCCTATCACTACCAGTCCCGCGTGCCAGCGCCTGTCCATATTGGTGTTGCAAGCGTTGCAGGCGACGGGACGAGCGTTCGTGCCTGGCTACTCGCTGGGCATTACACCGCGCATGGGCCGCTGGCTGCGCGATGCCGGGTTTCGCATCGCGCAGGACAGAGCCTACGCGCTCGAAGTATCGGTCGGCACAACGGGTCACGAGGTGTTTGCGCGCCAGGCATTCGTCTCTGGCAACCAGGTACTGCCTTTCCTGTTACAAGCAAAAGTGACAACAGCAGAGGAGTTCGAGGCAGTTTTCGCGGAGGCGCAAAAGGAGATTCGCGACGAATCGTTCTGCGGTATGTGTTTTCTGAGGACGCTGGTAGGCGTAAGATCGTGA
- a CDS encoding helix-turn-helix domain-containing protein: protein MTTNEAAEMLGLSYYTVYEYIREKRLVAEIVGGIYMIPKKAVEEFRPRPTGRTRTKPPAWRSYRAGAKVRAMDIQVRAHEGQQQRLIEKLKAMQENQQYLFPGTMQRYIFADDADPLNVTITLIWKDTEMPDESVVQDELKGFRQELADVLDWETAQYRTKQAIIHT from the coding sequence GTGACGACGAACGAGGCTGCCGAAATGCTCGGCCTTTCCTACTATACCGTCTACGAATATATTCGTGAGAAACGGCTAGTCGCGGAGATTGTCGGTGGCATCTACATGATCCCCAAAAAGGCGGTTGAGGAATTTCGTCCCAGGCCGACCGGTCGTACCCGCACGAAGCCACCCGCCTGGCGTTCTTATCGGGCCGGAGCCAAAGTGCGTGCTATGGATATTCAGGTGCGCGCCCACGAGGGCCAGCAGCAGCGCTTGATAGAGAAACTGAAGGCCATGCAGGAAAACCAGCAATACCTCTTTCCCGGCACCATGCAGCGCTACATCTTCGCGGACGACGCCGATCCCCTCAATGTGACCATCACGCTGATCTGGAAAGATACCGAAATGCCCGACGAGTCCGTAGTCCAGGATGAACTGAAAGGCTTCAGACAGGAATTAGCGGACGTGCTGGATTGGGAGACGGCGCAGTATCGGACGAAGCAGGCGATTATTCATACATGA
- a CDS encoding aldo/keto reductase encodes MEQRALGKTGLRVPVVGMGTWRTFDVRGAAAESNARKIVDTALAASANFFDSSPMYGEAERVLGGALQGRRDQAIVATKVWAQATSEGQRQIQYALKVFGGHVDLYQVHNLVNWREYLPILERLRDAGQIKAIGATHYSSSSFPELRQVMQTGRITAIQIPYNPVQREVEREILPLAHDLGLGVVVMRPFAEGQLTRYSPPERDLEPLKSFGVTTWGQVLLKWVLSDPRCHVAIPATRRAGRMQENAAAGEPPWFGPDERAYVQRLAGY; translated from the coding sequence ATGGAACAGCGAGCGCTGGGAAAAACTGGCCTGCGGGTGCCTGTCGTCGGCATGGGCACCTGGCGTACCTTTGACGTGCGTGGAGCAGCGGCCGAGAGCAATGCGCGCAAAATTGTGGATACAGCGCTGGCAGCGAGCGCGAACTTTTTCGACTCCTCGCCAATGTATGGTGAAGCCGAGCGCGTACTTGGCGGCGCGTTGCAGGGGCGACGAGATCAGGCTATTGTAGCAACCAAAGTCTGGGCGCAGGCTACGAGCGAGGGGCAGAGGCAGATACAATACGCGCTCAAAGTCTTTGGTGGTCATGTCGATCTCTACCAGGTACACAATCTTGTCAACTGGCGCGAGTATCTGCCTATACTGGAGCGTCTGCGCGACGCGGGTCAGATAAAAGCCATAGGCGCTACCCACTACAGCAGTTCCTCGTTTCCAGAATTACGCCAGGTAATGCAGACGGGCCGCATTACCGCTATACAAATACCCTACAATCCTGTGCAGCGTGAGGTTGAGCGCGAAATTCTGCCGCTTGCGCATGATCTTGGCCTGGGCGTCGTCGTGATGCGGCCATTCGCGGAGGGTCAATTGACGCGCTACAGCCCCCCGGAGCGCGACCTGGAACCACTGAAAAGCTTCGGCGTGACGACCTGGGGGCAGGTATTGCTGAAATGGGTATTAAGCGATCCACGCTGCCACGTCGCTATTCCCGCCACTCGCCGTGCCGGGCGCATGCAGGAGAACGCAGCCGCCGGCGAGCCACCATGGTTTGGACCGGATGAGCGCGCCTATGTGCAGCGACTGGCAGGATATTGA
- a CDS encoding glycosyltransferase family 9 protein, with translation MSNPLLPGLLRRLPQSPRKVVLLRASRIGDFICATPAFRALRAALPQAEISMITLPMLRDLVLRSPYLDRFIAFPGFPGIAEQFFDARRTLSFFQQMQAEQFDLAIQMQGSGVNSNPFMLLMGARATAGFIRQGDSAGRLDAAFPIPERCHEIRRILALMTFLGVPEQGEETEFPLWAEDAMAAEILLAGISQPLIGLHMGARDLTRRWAYERFAAVAFQLQRRYGGTIVIIGEAEDCPAGEKLAQELPGSYRNLAGKTSLAELGAVISRLAVLVTNDTGPAHIAYALKTPVVTIFGSGDPQTYAPLSPGPFRPLVYKVPCRPCGYTECPIGYQCLEGVTVQQVVEAAEEVMARTCYHSNTRDVYPVKQKGESR, from the coding sequence ATGAGTAATCCGTTGTTACCAGGGTTATTGCGACGCCTTCCCCAATCTCCGCGTAAAGTCGTGTTACTGCGAGCCTCGCGCATCGGCGATTTCATTTGCGCGACTCCAGCATTCCGTGCGTTGCGCGCCGCGCTACCACAGGCAGAGATCAGCATGATTACACTGCCCATGCTGCGCGACCTGGTCTTGCGCTCGCCGTACCTGGATCGCTTCATCGCCTTCCCCGGCTTTCCCGGCATCGCCGAACAATTTTTTGATGCGCGGCGAACGCTCTCATTCTTCCAGCAGATGCAGGCGGAGCAATTCGACCTCGCGATACAGATGCAAGGGTCAGGGGTCAACTCCAATCCATTTATGTTGCTGATGGGAGCGCGTGCCACCGCGGGATTTATACGCCAGGGTGATAGCGCCGGCAGATTGGATGCAGCTTTCCCCATTCCTGAGCGCTGCCATGAGATACGGCGCATACTGGCGTTGATGACATTTCTCGGCGTGCCAGAGCAGGGCGAGGAGACAGAGTTTCCACTGTGGGCAGAGGATGCCATGGCGGCGGAAATACTGCTGGCAGGAATATCGCAACCATTGATTGGCCTGCACATGGGTGCGCGCGATTTGACGCGGCGCTGGGCATACGAGCGGTTCGCCGCCGTAGCGTTCCAGTTGCAGCGCAGGTACGGTGGAACGATTGTCATCATTGGCGAGGCAGAAGATTGCCCCGCGGGCGAGAAACTGGCCCAGGAATTGCCCGGCTCGTATCGAAACCTGGCGGGAAAGACATCGCTTGCTGAGCTGGGAGCCGTCATTTCACGACTTGCCGTGCTGGTAACGAATGATACGGGGCCTGCCCACATTGCCTATGCATTGAAAACGCCGGTGGTCACGATCTTCGGTAGTGGCGATCCACAAACATACGCGCCGCTATCGCCCGGCCCTTTTCGCCCCTTAGTTTATAAGGTGCCCTGTCGTCCTTGCGGTTATACTGAATGTCCAATCGGCTATCAATGCCTGGAGGGTGTCACGGTACAGCAGGTGGTGGAGGCCGCGGAAGAGGTGATGGCGCGTACATGTTACCATTCAAATACTCGTGACGTATATCCAGTGAAACAGAAGGGAGAATCGAGGTAG
- a CDS encoding glycosyltransferase — MATVDILLPTYNRLTSLVMTLSGVAVQTLTDLRVIVADQSEQPVEQEQVIQTLRRVIEARGGSIAWHTRPQIHGIAEQRDFLLRQATAEAVLYLDDDVFMEPWVVERLLQTLQEQRCGFVGAFPAGLSHRDDVRPEQQIVEYWEGPVRPEVVEPDSPRWERWQLHRAANLYHASQSLPPGEFRLYKVAWIASCILYDRAKLWEVGGFSFWPRLPRYHSGEEVLVQNLLMRRWGGCAIMPSGTYYTQVPTTVLNDAGTVDGHALALLPEMVKRYAPGRIEAGSI; from the coding sequence ATGGCGACCGTCGATATCCTCTTGCCGACATATAATCGCCTCACATCACTGGTAATGACCCTCTCCGGTGTGGCAGTGCAAACGCTTACCGATCTGAGGGTGATCGTCGCCGACCAGAGCGAGCAACCGGTTGAGCAAGAACAGGTTATTCAAACGCTGCGGCGCGTAATTGAAGCGCGCGGTGGCTCCATCGCATGGCATACACGCCCTCAAATTCACGGCATTGCCGAACAGCGCGATTTTCTCTTGCGGCAGGCGACCGCGGAAGCTGTGCTGTACCTCGATGACGACGTTTTTATGGAACCGTGGGTAGTGGAGCGCCTGCTACAAACGCTGCAAGAGCAACGGTGCGGATTTGTAGGAGCCTTTCCTGCCGGACTATCGCATCGCGACGACGTGCGTCCAGAGCAGCAGATTGTTGAGTATTGGGAAGGGCCGGTGCGGCCGGAAGTAGTCGAGCCGGATTCGCCCCGGTGGGAGCGCTGGCAATTGCATCGCGCCGCCAATCTCTATCACGCCAGTCAATCGTTGCCGCCGGGAGAATTTCGACTGTACAAGGTAGCCTGGATTGCCTCGTGCATTCTCTATGATCGCGCCAAACTATGGGAAGTGGGCGGCTTCTCGTTCTGGCCGCGCCTGCCGCGCTACCACTCGGGCGAGGAGGTGCTGGTGCAAAACCTGCTGATGCGCCGCTGGGGTGGGTGCGCCATCATGCCTTCGGGCACCTATTATACCCAGGTTCCTACGACCGTGCTGAACGACGCGGGCACGGTTGATGGACACGCGCTGGCTCTGCTGCCTGAGATGGTGAAGCGCTATGCGCCGGGACGTATTGAGGCCGGGTCTATATAA